The Treponema sp. J25 genome has a window encoding:
- a CDS encoding iron-containing alcohol dehydrogenase yields MRNFTFYVPTEVEFGKDTEHKVGELVKKHGGSRVLVVYGGGSAQKSGLLDRIYGRLKEAGLEFQSIGGVKPNPTVELAREGVAQALAMKADFILAVGGGSVIDTAKGIAHGNANPGVDLWDFWTGAVSLRKTTPVGVVLTIPAAGSEMSASAVLTNTAIGQKRGLSSELNRPVFAILNPELSFTLPPYQIACGITDIMMHTMERYFVPEEDNETSEALAEALLRTVIRNGRIAMKDPRNYQAMSELMWCGSLSHNSITGLGSRGDWAVHQLGHELSARYDVAHGASLSTMWKAWALYVYKSNPRRFARYAQHVWGLGDGGDEERLALAGIDATVAYFKSLGMPTNFKELGVPSWDEALFEELAYRCSYGKTRTIGHFMVLDVEKMRDIYRLASEV; encoded by the coding sequence ATGCGGAATTTTACTTTTTATGTTCCCACCGAAGTTGAATTTGGGAAGGATACGGAACATAAGGTTGGCGAGCTCGTAAAGAAACACGGGGGGAGCCGGGTCCTTGTGGTATATGGTGGTGGGAGCGCCCAAAAAAGCGGCCTCCTTGATAGAATTTACGGGCGCCTTAAAGAAGCGGGCCTGGAGTTCCAAAGTATTGGCGGTGTAAAACCCAATCCCACGGTAGAATTGGCTCGAGAGGGGGTTGCGCAAGCTCTGGCCATGAAGGCGGATTTTATCCTTGCCGTAGGTGGGGGCAGTGTCATTGACACCGCTAAAGGGATAGCCCACGGAAACGCAAACCCTGGCGTTGACCTTTGGGATTTCTGGACGGGGGCAGTGAGCCTTCGGAAAACTACCCCCGTCGGTGTAGTGCTTACTATTCCTGCGGCGGGCAGTGAAATGAGCGCCTCTGCGGTACTCACCAATACCGCTATCGGCCAAAAGCGGGGCCTATCTTCAGAACTGAATCGACCGGTTTTTGCCATCCTGAATCCGGAACTGAGTTTTACCCTTCCTCCCTATCAAATAGCCTGTGGTATTACGGACATCATGATGCATACCATGGAACGCTATTTTGTTCCCGAAGAAGATAACGAGACCAGCGAAGCACTGGCGGAAGCCCTGCTGCGAACGGTTATACGAAACGGAAGGATTGCCATGAAAGATCCCCGGAATTACCAGGCCATGAGCGAACTCATGTGGTGTGGCAGCCTTTCCCATAATTCGATTACGGGGCTGGGAAGTCGGGGGGATTGGGCGGTTCATCAACTGGGACATGAGTTGAGCGCCAGATACGATGTGGCCCATGGGGCAAGCCTTTCCACCATGTGGAAAGCCTGGGCCCTCTATGTGTATAAAAGCAATCCCCGGCGTTTTGCCCGTTATGCTCAGCATGTGTGGGGCCTGGGGGATGGGGGCGACGAGGAGCGCCTTGCCCTGGCGGGTATCGATGCGACGGTGGCCTATTTTAAGTCCCTGGGAATGCCCACCAATTTTAAAGAACTGGGGGTTCCTTCCTGGGATGAGGCGCTCTTTGAAGAACTCGCCTA